TGGATGTAAATCAGGTGGAGAAAATGACCTATGAGGATCCATGATGATGAAATATCCAAGGGTGGGCAGATAGGATCAAACACATATCACCATGGATCCTCaaaccctaatcaaaatattaTAAGAAGACACAAAGAAGGGTAGATTTGACACCAACATAAATCTGATAGAAGGaggatttgattaaaaaaaatgagCTACCACAGTGAGGCCCACTATTAAACATTAATGGTAAGTTTCTAGACCAATAGCAATTTAAAGCATAAATAATATACCTACATAAAACATAAATAATATACCTATTAGAGTAGTAAAATATTTGGGGGTTTACTTTGAATTCTATTTGTTGATTCTAGAACTATGAATAAGGAGCTGGTGAAAGTCTTCTACCTATTGAACATTTTTAATTCGATGTCAGATGCGTAATTTTACTGAGACATTTCTTTCTTGAGCAACATCATTTAGTGCCATGTATTCTTAAGGAAACAGTTACTTTTGTTTATTTGTTGCGGCATCTTATTTTGCACTGAGCAGCACCAGGTTCGTGGACTTCACACTAAGTTAAAGCAATTCATGAATTCACACAAGATTTCCCCAAGCTCAAAGAGAATATGTTATTCATTTTTCTCAATATCCTTTTAAGTACCTGCAACTTGCAGTATTCAAGAATATTTGAGATAAGGACATTCCCAAGAGTCAGGAAATGTGTGTCCCAATTACACTGATGCATATTAATAGAGAGTTCTATTACATATTACACTCAGCAGGTCCATACAACAAAGAATTTTTGCACATACAAAGTACAATTAGTTCTTAGGTAACATGACTATCAGTTCAAAATGATACACTAATTCCTAACAATACCATAATGTGGGAGATAAATTCAGGATGTGCAGGCCAAGCTGCTGCTGTCACTAGGTTCTCATCTGTAAAGCATTTAGTTATTGGTTCTGGCTCCATCCATTCAGCACCAGCAAGCAATACATTAAGTTTTACTGCCGGGTATGCTGTACACCTTTTTCCCTGTGAAACAACATTTCAACTCGTACATGAAATAATACACTTTCCAAGCACATGTATTCATAACATTGAATCATGGTATAAGTAAAGTTGCCATTTTATGCAAAAAAAACTTACCTTGAGTATGTTTGCTGCTGCTAGTATCTGCTGCCCATGACAAATTGAGGCAATTGGTTTTTTACTTTCTGCAAATAGCTTTACAATGGATAAAACCTTGTCATTTAATGCAAGATATTCAGGAGCACGACCTCCAGGAATTACCAAAGCATCGAAGTCTTCAACCTTGACATCTTCGAAATTAGCATTGAGAGTGAATTTATGGCCTGGTTTTTCACTATATGTTTGGTCACCTTCAAAATCATGGATAGCAGTTAGGCATGTGTCCCCAACATTCTTGCCCGGGCAAACAGCATCAACATTGCAGCCTAAAGATTGCAAAGCTTGGAATGGAACAATAATTTCATAATCTTCCATGTAGTCCTACATAAAAAAGGAGAACATGATTATAAAAGTGTCAAGAAGAGATCAATGGACCAGAGATTCATTCAATAGACAAATATGTTGCACTTGGGCTCTAATATATCCATACAGATTGGCCAGCCGGAGgagaaaaaacaaatcaaaatctaAAAGAGATCACAAGGTTCTAAGTTTTGCAAAACAGAAAAAATTAATTTCCATGCTCACGGACTAATATAAACAATCAAAGAAGCAAATGCCTACCCCACAGAGAAAAAGAACACGTTTCCCTGTGCCAGTAACCTTTCCTCCCAGTGACTTCAAGAAAAGGCTTATATATTCAGGGTGTCCGTGCCAAGCTGCACTGGTGATCAAATTACCATCAATGCAGCATGCTGATAATGCCTCTGGTTCTTTCCATACCCCCCCTGCAGCAACAACAACAGGCTTTACAACAGGATATGCCGTACACATTTTCTCTTTTAACACACCTGCAGCAGCAAGAATCAATTGCCCATGACAGATAGCAGCAATGGGTTTGTTTGAATCAAAAAAATGCTTAAccagttcaagaacagattcatTTAGAGCTAGGTACTCAGGTGCCCGTCCTCCAGGAATCACCAACCCATCGTACATCTTTACATCAATATAATCAAATGTTGCTGTCAATTCAAAATTGTGACCTCGTAGCTCTGAGTAAGTCTGCAATACACAATAAGCAGAGCCTAGTTTGGATCAGATATTCATATTTATCAGTGCCTTATTAAGAGCTGATATTCAAAATTTAAAGCCTAATAGGTAGCACAAATCCTATCCAATATCTATGCAAATAACTTTTGAAAGTAATGAAACTCAACATAAATACCTTATCATTTATGGTGCATAAAAAACCTCCCCTTCTGTTATCATTTTGTAAACTCACTATCAGTTCTACAGATCTGCCAATTTTCAACAAAAAATGTAGAATGCACAAACATCCTACAGCTTAATGTCCTAGAGACAAGCAAGGTAGGTAGATATCTTCCACGTTTGCACAGTATTAAAAGTGTGTAATTAAATTTTGAGTGAAAGTCAAGTGTTGAATGTTGTTAGTGTCAAAAGAATAAGGTTTGTCGGTTTAGCGCAGAATTTAACAGAGGCTCTTGTACAGTGCAACAGTAAACTGATGTATAATAGAGTTTCATCAGAGAGAACTTTTTCGTGCATAGGAAGGAGGCAATGTAGACCCTCAAGGTTTCTTTAATCTATGGCTTTAGTTCCCATGAGATATTGAGGGTCAATATACTCAATTATGCAATACAAGATGTTGAGGATATTGTTAATGAACATCAGTTAGCAAAGTTTGGATGCAACATAATGTCAAATGGATAGACAAATAGAAGGAATGGAACACTCATCAAGTTCCTAGGGATATTGGCAAGATCTTTTAGAAATATGTTGATGTATCAAATAGGATCAAATCTGTGAGTATACTACTCTAAGTTGTTTGACAAGGTGTTCATGGATATAAGGCCATCAAATGTAGTTCAATTTATTATAGACAAtcttgtttcttgtgttgttggGAGACTCCTTATGGACAAGTATCCTACTATGTTTTTGAAGCTCATTTACAGCACACTACCTTGATCTAACCTTATAAGACATTGGAAAACATGAATAGATTAAGAAGTATTGCAAAAGGCTCACATTATTACCAAGTTCATCTATGTAAATAGATTAAGAAGCATTGCAAAGGCTCACATTCTTACAAGTTCATCTACGATCACATGAGGGTGTTGTGTATGATGTGCTTCTTCACAGAGGGCAAGGAGCTAGTTTGACTAGGGGTGACAAGATTTGTTAAGCACTTCCTTGCATTGCAAACTCCTTGGTAGAGccaaatgttcatttcaagtgagTGGATGGAGTCTCACTTCACAAATCAAACAAATGGCAAATTAGTGGCAAAGTGCATTTTTCCTATGCTTTTTTGGGATGCAGTTGAATAGCTTGTCGAATTTTTAAAAACCTCTAGAAAAAGTTTTACAACTAGAGGAGGGAAAGAATCCTCCATCGGCTATTTAAATGAGGCAATGGATAGAGCCAAGGAGGTGATGAGAGGTAGGATGGAAAATAACAAGTACGAATATATACCATTGTAGGATATAACTGATAGTAGATAGGATTGATAGATGCAATCCACTCTTCATATCATTGGATACTATCTAAATTCAATGTTGCTCTATAGTCCTTAATTCAAAGATGATGTTGAGGTCACACACAATCTACTCATGTACATGGAGAAAATGTCTCCTACCCCAAAAAAATTGCATATCATTATGGCAAAGCTACCAAAATACAAGTAAGAAAGGAAATTTTTCTCAAGTATGGTTGTCACTCAAAGCACAAAGGTCCTCAAATCAAGTAAGCTCCATAAACTCTTGCCATTCTCCCTTTATTGTGGACATGTAAAATAAAGGTGTTAAGCTAATAGTAG
The nucleotide sequence above comes from Cryptomeria japonica chromosome 11, Sugi_1.0, whole genome shotgun sequence. Encoded proteins:
- the LOC131069709 gene encoding protein DJ-1 homolog D; this encodes MDSAAHKHVLMICGDYMEDYEVMVPFQTLQAYGIKVDAVCPGKKAGDKCPTAILQFFGHQTYSELRGHNFELTATFDYIDVKMYDGLVIPGGRAPEYLALNESVLELVKHFFDSNKPIAAICHGQLILAAAGVLKEKMCTAYPVVKPVVVAAGGVWKEPEALSACCIDGNLITSAAWHGHPEYISLFLKSLGGKVTGTGKRVLFLCGDYMEDYEIIVPFQALQSLGCNVDAVCPGKNVGDTCLTAIHDFEGDQTYSEKPGHKFTLNANFEDVKVEDFDALVIPGGRAPEYLALNDKVLSIVKLFAESKKPIASICHGQQILAAANILKGKRCTAYPAVKLNVLLAGAEWMEPEPITKCFTDENLVTAAAWPAHPEFISHIMVLLGISVSF